In Toxotes jaculatrix isolate fToxJac2 chromosome 12, fToxJac2.pri, whole genome shotgun sequence, the following are encoded in one genomic region:
- the slc23a1 gene encoding solute carrier family 23 member 1 isoform X1: protein MGDDRENNDYLTGGRSHKANTTDLPIGEDRKTAQPMEAKRAGSDMIYAIEDVPPWYLCILLGLQHYLTCFSGTVAVPFLLAEAMCVGRDQNTISQLIGTIFTTVGVTTLIQTTVGVRLPLFQASAFAFLIPAQAILGLDRWRCPSEEEIYGNWSLPLNTSHIWQPRIREIQGAIIVSSLMELVIGLCGLPGLLLEYIGPLTITPTVSLIGLSVFTTAGDRAGSHWGLSALCILLIVLFAQYLRATSLPVPVYRRKKGLTSTRVQIFKMFPIILAIMLVWLVCYVLTLTDLLPSDPDRYGHKARTDARGDIMTSSPWFRVPYPCQWGLPVVTVAGVLGMLSATLAGIVESIGDYYACARLSGATPPPVHAINRGIFIEGVCCIIAGLLGTGNGSTSSSPNIGVLGITKVGSRRVVQYGAGIMFLLGSVGKFTALFASLPDPILGGMFCTLFGMITAVGLSNLQLVDLNSSRNLFILGFSMFFGLTLPTYLDSHPHSIQTGLAELDQILTVLLSTEMFVGGFLAFCLDNTIPGSREERGLVEWRSSSSSSSSSSYDLPLGMGVVRRVHWLRRFPISPSFRGFRASDDVPAPEEEEDEQRRQGAAERAADIQLHSTKV from the exons ATGGGAGACGATCGTGAG AATAATGATTACCTGACAGGGGGGCGGAGTCACAAAGCTAACACGACTGACCTGCCAAtaggagaagacagaaaaactgcACAGCCAATGGAAGCAAAGAGGGCGGGGTCAGATATGATTTATGCCATTGAAGATGTTCCACCTTGGTACCTGTGTATTTTACTGGGACTTCAG CATTACCTGACATGTTTCAGCGGAACAGTAGCGGTACCGTTTCTTCTTGCTGAGGCCATGTGTGTCGGTCGAGACCAGAACACCATCAGTCAGCTGATAGGAACCATCTTCACCACCGTTGGAGTCACAACCCTGATCCAGACTACTGTGGGAGTCAG ACTTCCTCTGTTCCAAGCCAGTGCGTTTGCTTTCCTGATTCCTGCTCAGGCGATCCTCGGCCTGGACCGCTGGAGGTGTCCCAGTGAAG AGGAGATTTATGGGAACTGGAGTCTTCCTCTGAACACCTCACATATCTGGCAGCCACGCATCAGAGAG atCCAGGGGGCCATCATCGTGTCCAGTCTGATGGAGCTTGTAATCGGTCTGTGTGGGTTGCCAGGTTTGCTGCTGGAGTACATCGGTCCGCTTACCATCACTCCAACCGTCTCACTGATTGGCCTGTCTGTCTTCACCACAGCGGGAGACAGAGCCGGGTCTCACTGGGGCCTGTCAGCACT GTGTATTTTACTCATTGTGCTGTTTGCTCAGTATCTGAGAgcgacatcacttcctgtcccGGTGTACAGACGAAAGAAGGGACTGACATCCACCAGAGTCCAGATCTTCAAGATGTTtcct ATCATCCTCGCCATCATGTTGGTTTGGCTCGTCTGTTACGTCCTCACTCTGACTGATCTGTTGCCGAGTGACCCTGATCGCTATGGACACAAAGCACGTACCGACGCTCGTGGTGACATCATGACTTCATCACCCTGGTTTAGGGTTCCCTACCCCT GTCAGTGGGGGTTGCCGGTGGTCACAGTTGCCGGGGTGTTGGGGATGCTAAGCGCGACCTTGGCAGGAATCGTGGAGTCAATCGGGGACTATTACGCCTGTGCTCGTCTGTCTGGAGCCACCCCCCCTCCCGTCCACGCCATAAACAG agggaTCTTCATTGAGGGTGTTTGTTGCATCATCGCTGGTCTGTTAGGAACAGGAAAcggctccacctcctccagccCAAATATAGGTGTTCTGGGCATCACCAAG GTGGGCAGCAGGCGGGTGGTGCAGTACGGAGCAGGCATCATGTTCTTGTTGGGATCAGTCGGGAagttcacagctctgtttgccTCGCTGCCAGATCCCATCCTGGGAGGGATGTTCTGCACGCTGTTTG GTATGATCACAGCCGTCGGTCTGTCCAACCTGCAGCTGGTGGATTTGAACTCATCCAGAAATCTTTTCATTCTCGGGTTCTCAATGTTCTTTGGTCTAACGCTGCCGACGTACCTGGACTCACATCCCCACTCCATCCAAACAG GTCTTGCAGAGCTGGATCAGATCCTTACAGTTCTTCTGTCCACTGAGATGTTCGTCGGAGGATTTTTAGCTTTTTGTCTTGACAACACAATAcctg GTTCTCGGGAGGAACGAGGTTTAGTTGAGTGGagatcttcctcctcctcctcctcctcctcctcctacgaTCTTCCTCTGGGTATGGGCGTGGTCAGGCGCGTTCACTGGCTAAGACggtttcccatcagcccctctTTCAGAGGTTTCAGGGCATCTGATGATGTGCCAgcacctgaggaggaggaggatgagcaaAGAAGACAAGGAGCGGCAGAGCGAGCTGCTGACATCCAGCTGCACAGCACCAAGGTGTga
- the slc23a1 gene encoding solute carrier family 23 member 1 isoform X2, whose translation MEAKRAGSDMIYAIEDVPPWYLCILLGLQHYLTCFSGTVAVPFLLAEAMCVGRDQNTISQLIGTIFTTVGVTTLIQTTVGVRLPLFQASAFAFLIPAQAILGLDRWRCPSEEEIYGNWSLPLNTSHIWQPRIREIQGAIIVSSLMELVIGLCGLPGLLLEYIGPLTITPTVSLIGLSVFTTAGDRAGSHWGLSALCILLIVLFAQYLRATSLPVPVYRRKKGLTSTRVQIFKMFPIILAIMLVWLVCYVLTLTDLLPSDPDRYGHKARTDARGDIMTSSPWFRVPYPCQWGLPVVTVAGVLGMLSATLAGIVESIGDYYACARLSGATPPPVHAINRGIFIEGVCCIIAGLLGTGNGSTSSSPNIGVLGITKVGSRRVVQYGAGIMFLLGSVGKFTALFASLPDPILGGMFCTLFGMITAVGLSNLQLVDLNSSRNLFILGFSMFFGLTLPTYLDSHPHSIQTGLAELDQILTVLLSTEMFVGGFLAFCLDNTIPGSREERGLVEWRSSSSSSSSSSYDLPLGMGVVRRVHWLRRFPISPSFRGFRASDDVPAPEEEEDEQRRQGAAERAADIQLHSTKV comes from the exons ATGGAAGCAAAGAGGGCGGGGTCAGATATGATTTATGCCATTGAAGATGTTCCACCTTGGTACCTGTGTATTTTACTGGGACTTCAG CATTACCTGACATGTTTCAGCGGAACAGTAGCGGTACCGTTTCTTCTTGCTGAGGCCATGTGTGTCGGTCGAGACCAGAACACCATCAGTCAGCTGATAGGAACCATCTTCACCACCGTTGGAGTCACAACCCTGATCCAGACTACTGTGGGAGTCAG ACTTCCTCTGTTCCAAGCCAGTGCGTTTGCTTTCCTGATTCCTGCTCAGGCGATCCTCGGCCTGGACCGCTGGAGGTGTCCCAGTGAAG AGGAGATTTATGGGAACTGGAGTCTTCCTCTGAACACCTCACATATCTGGCAGCCACGCATCAGAGAG atCCAGGGGGCCATCATCGTGTCCAGTCTGATGGAGCTTGTAATCGGTCTGTGTGGGTTGCCAGGTTTGCTGCTGGAGTACATCGGTCCGCTTACCATCACTCCAACCGTCTCACTGATTGGCCTGTCTGTCTTCACCACAGCGGGAGACAGAGCCGGGTCTCACTGGGGCCTGTCAGCACT GTGTATTTTACTCATTGTGCTGTTTGCTCAGTATCTGAGAgcgacatcacttcctgtcccGGTGTACAGACGAAAGAAGGGACTGACATCCACCAGAGTCCAGATCTTCAAGATGTTtcct ATCATCCTCGCCATCATGTTGGTTTGGCTCGTCTGTTACGTCCTCACTCTGACTGATCTGTTGCCGAGTGACCCTGATCGCTATGGACACAAAGCACGTACCGACGCTCGTGGTGACATCATGACTTCATCACCCTGGTTTAGGGTTCCCTACCCCT GTCAGTGGGGGTTGCCGGTGGTCACAGTTGCCGGGGTGTTGGGGATGCTAAGCGCGACCTTGGCAGGAATCGTGGAGTCAATCGGGGACTATTACGCCTGTGCTCGTCTGTCTGGAGCCACCCCCCCTCCCGTCCACGCCATAAACAG agggaTCTTCATTGAGGGTGTTTGTTGCATCATCGCTGGTCTGTTAGGAACAGGAAAcggctccacctcctccagccCAAATATAGGTGTTCTGGGCATCACCAAG GTGGGCAGCAGGCGGGTGGTGCAGTACGGAGCAGGCATCATGTTCTTGTTGGGATCAGTCGGGAagttcacagctctgtttgccTCGCTGCCAGATCCCATCCTGGGAGGGATGTTCTGCACGCTGTTTG GTATGATCACAGCCGTCGGTCTGTCCAACCTGCAGCTGGTGGATTTGAACTCATCCAGAAATCTTTTCATTCTCGGGTTCTCAATGTTCTTTGGTCTAACGCTGCCGACGTACCTGGACTCACATCCCCACTCCATCCAAACAG GTCTTGCAGAGCTGGATCAGATCCTTACAGTTCTTCTGTCCACTGAGATGTTCGTCGGAGGATTTTTAGCTTTTTGTCTTGACAACACAATAcctg GTTCTCGGGAGGAACGAGGTTTAGTTGAGTGGagatcttcctcctcctcctcctcctcctcctcctacgaTCTTCCTCTGGGTATGGGCGTGGTCAGGCGCGTTCACTGGCTAAGACggtttcccatcagcccctctTTCAGAGGTTTCAGGGCATCTGATGATGTGCCAgcacctgaggaggaggaggatgagcaaAGAAGACAAGGAGCGGCAGAGCGAGCTGCTGACATCCAGCTGCACAGCACCAAGGTGTga
- the prob1 gene encoding uncharacterized protein prob1 isoform X2 has translation MQEEEEEEGSISDWSEEDLSLHFSPSVIHPSDDEESESESGFKCVDVTVETQVTGQEGEGLKMVPKRQIHLKKKDTENITNQKKPERRQMIMKDGPSEVGGAHRHPDKLLRQHSMPTSFHTRSTISGDGDSYRVYRGLVAGASQGFQVGGNSEAPRRLQKSFSLDETKTKMASCIIKSVLSKKMQVEQSSSKTSHLKKTPETLRVLPPPADQQRVREGGGASGGVFKAPVHVVRDVRSLVKNTYSLSFSMATTSENHKPTSFKVIGQEDSPPPTYQQAVGVKGHHMTKTNSSRGNVTKVAASLDQSQNRKKNDTLSHPITQRRSSEPVRRRRMLLDPPLPTTPLVGQSERDGGASHLAGTSLPPSVFIQPPRPPSSTPRHPQGTQPPFSAEEQRSLLDVSPQSGPSSSQPILQSCFYTAPTLHPHLGKVSYVHSPLNYIQTQLQPPQPATTLHLLRSSEEKQNRTTGDTLDQPDRFINTCPLNQTRSVGDQEGHAVTAATPKQQQQQEQHHLQQQVFQGLLPAQVGSDFLIDAGGSAVPPGALLGGPTPCHVMLEPKSGRCYYVDPPPLPQRKMLLDPETGQFIQVFLPAASSTPSAAVFPVCYTNPAPAVISATPTMLQVGGANPTVLSVMRFQPSIAFSSLYAPPCLPFTLHAPSGNFTHTAP, from the exons atgcaggaagaggaggaggaagaggggagcaTCAGCGACTGGTCAGAGGAGgatctctctctccatttctctccctctgtcatccACCCGTCAGACGATGaggagtcagagtcagagagtggTTTCAAGTGTGTCGACGTAACCGTGGAAACACAG GTGACGGGTCAGGAGGGGGAGGGTCTGAAGATGGTCCCGAAACGACAAATTCACTTgaagaagaaagacacagagaacatCACCAACCAGAAGAAACCTGAGAGACGGCAG ATGATAATGAAGGATGGACCTTCTGAAGTGGGAGGAGCCCATCGCCACCCTGATAAGTTGCTACGACAACACAGCATGCCCACCTCGTTCCACACACGGTCGACAATCAGCGGCGATGGCGACAGCTACAGGGTCTACAGGGGCCTGGTTGCAGGGGCCAGCCAAG GTTTTCAGGTTGGAGGAAACTCTGAGGCACCGAGACGTCTGCAGAAATCTTTCTCTCTGGATGAAACTAAAACCAAGATGGCATCTTGCATCATTAAGAGCGTCCTCTCCAAAAAGATGCAggtggagcagagcagcagtaaaACGTCACACCTGAAGAAGACACCTGAGACATTACGTGTCCTCCCCCCACCTGCAGACCAGCAGAGAgtaagggaggggggaggggcaAGTGGAGGTGTTTTTAAAGCTCCAGTACATGTGGTGAGAGATGTGAGGAGTTTAGTTAAAAACACCTACAGTCTCTCAttctccatggcaacaacaTCTGAGAACCACAAACCAACAAGCTTCAAGGTGATTGGTCAGGAGGACAGTCCCCCCCCGACCTACCAGCAGGCTGTGGGGGTCAAGGGTCATCATATGACGAAGACCAACTCCTCCAGAGGAAACGTCACCAAGGTCGCTGCATCTCTTGACCAATCacagaacaggaaaaagaaTGACACGCTGAGTCACCCAATCACACAGAGACGAAGCAGTGAACCCGTCAGAAGAAGAAGGATGTTATTAGACCCCCCCTTGCCCACCACCCCTCTTGTCGGCCAatcagagagagacggaggtgCAAGTCACCTGGCTGGgacctccctccccccctctgTGTTTATCCAGCCCCCCCGTCCTCCCTCGTCCACCCCCAGACACCCCCAAGGAACCCAGCCTCCTTTCTCTGCTGAGGAACAGCGCTCCCTCCTGGACGTGTCCCCTCAGTCTGGGCCCAGCTCCTCCCAGCCGATCCTCCAATCCTGTTTCTACACAGCCCCCAccctgcaccctcacctggggAAGGTCAGCtatgtccacagccctctgaaCTACATCCAGACCCAGCTGCAGCCCCCCCAACCTGCCACCACCCTCCACCTGCTGAGGAGCTCTGAGGAGAAGCAGAACAGGACGACCGGAGACACTTTGGACCAGCCAGACCGCTTCATTAATACCTGCCCCCTTAACCAGACCAGAAGTGTTGGAGACCAGGAGGGACACGCAGTGACAGCTGCTACACccaagcaacagcagcaacaggagcaacaccatctgcagcagcaggtgtttcAGGGTCTCTTACCTGCACAGGTGGGTAGCGACTTCCTCATTGATGCCGGGGGTTCGGCCGTACCACCCGGAGCCCTCCTCGGTGGCCCCACCCCCTGTCATGTAATGTTAGAGCCTAAAAGTGGGCGGTGCTACTATGTGGACCCGCCCCCACTGCCTCAGAGGAAGATGCTGCTGGACCCAGAAACTGGTCAGTTCATCCAGGTGTTCCTACCTGCAGCCAGCTCCACccccagtgctgctgtgttccCTGTGTGCTATACTAACCCCGCACCCGCTGTGATAAGTGCCACGCCCACTATGCTACAGGTGGGTGGTGCTAACCCCACCGTCCTCTCAGTGATGCGGTTCCAGCCAAGCATAGCCTTCTCCTCCCTGTACGCCCCGCCCTGCCTCCCCTTCACCCTGCACGCACCATCAGGTAACTTCACTCATACAGCGCCGTGA
- the prob1 gene encoding uncharacterized protein prob1 isoform X1 produces the protein MSSRLSKEGGGGRGGRAVFLSAHRCPEVDLLPRHDSVTQIPLLCSLVPGENGPDFTCAGPSEVDYLDVSSTCRSEEEDMQEEEEEEGSISDWSEEDLSLHFSPSVIHPSDDEESESESGFKCVDVTVETQVTGQEGEGLKMVPKRQIHLKKKDTENITNQKKPERRQMIMKDGPSEVGGAHRHPDKLLRQHSMPTSFHTRSTISGDGDSYRVYRGLVAGASQGFQVGGNSEAPRRLQKSFSLDETKTKMASCIIKSVLSKKMQVEQSSSKTSHLKKTPETLRVLPPPADQQRVREGGGASGGVFKAPVHVVRDVRSLVKNTYSLSFSMATTSENHKPTSFKVIGQEDSPPPTYQQAVGVKGHHMTKTNSSRGNVTKVAASLDQSQNRKKNDTLSHPITQRRSSEPVRRRRMLLDPPLPTTPLVGQSERDGGASHLAGTSLPPSVFIQPPRPPSSTPRHPQGTQPPFSAEEQRSLLDVSPQSGPSSSQPILQSCFYTAPTLHPHLGKVSYVHSPLNYIQTQLQPPQPATTLHLLRSSEEKQNRTTGDTLDQPDRFINTCPLNQTRSVGDQEGHAVTAATPKQQQQQEQHHLQQQVFQGLLPAQVGSDFLIDAGGSAVPPGALLGGPTPCHVMLEPKSGRCYYVDPPPLPQRKMLLDPETGQFIQVFLPAASSTPSAAVFPVCYTNPAPAVISATPTMLQVGGANPTVLSVMRFQPSIAFSSLYAPPCLPFTLHAPSGNFTHTAP, from the exons ATGAGCAGCAGACTGAGcaaagagggagggggaggaagaggagggagggctgTCTTCCTCAGCGCTCACCGCTGCCCTGAAGTCGACCTGCTGCCTCGCCACGACTCTGTGACACAGatccctctgctgtgttcaCTAGTTCCTGGAGAGAATGGCCCTGACTTCACCTGTGCCGGTCCATCTGAGGTGGATTACCTGGACGTCTCCTCCACCTGTCGCTCGGAGGAGGAGGATatgcaggaagaggaggaggaagaggggagcaTCAGCGACTGGTCAGAGGAGgatctctctctccatttctctccctctgtcatccACCCGTCAGACGATGaggagtcagagtcagagagtggTTTCAAGTGTGTCGACGTAACCGTGGAAACACAG GTGACGGGTCAGGAGGGGGAGGGTCTGAAGATGGTCCCGAAACGACAAATTCACTTgaagaagaaagacacagagaacatCACCAACCAGAAGAAACCTGAGAGACGGCAG ATGATAATGAAGGATGGACCTTCTGAAGTGGGAGGAGCCCATCGCCACCCTGATAAGTTGCTACGACAACACAGCATGCCCACCTCGTTCCACACACGGTCGACAATCAGCGGCGATGGCGACAGCTACAGGGTCTACAGGGGCCTGGTTGCAGGGGCCAGCCAAG GTTTTCAGGTTGGAGGAAACTCTGAGGCACCGAGACGTCTGCAGAAATCTTTCTCTCTGGATGAAACTAAAACCAAGATGGCATCTTGCATCATTAAGAGCGTCCTCTCCAAAAAGATGCAggtggagcagagcagcagtaaaACGTCACACCTGAAGAAGACACCTGAGACATTACGTGTCCTCCCCCCACCTGCAGACCAGCAGAGAgtaagggaggggggaggggcaAGTGGAGGTGTTTTTAAAGCTCCAGTACATGTGGTGAGAGATGTGAGGAGTTTAGTTAAAAACACCTACAGTCTCTCAttctccatggcaacaacaTCTGAGAACCACAAACCAACAAGCTTCAAGGTGATTGGTCAGGAGGACAGTCCCCCCCCGACCTACCAGCAGGCTGTGGGGGTCAAGGGTCATCATATGACGAAGACCAACTCCTCCAGAGGAAACGTCACCAAGGTCGCTGCATCTCTTGACCAATCacagaacaggaaaaagaaTGACACGCTGAGTCACCCAATCACACAGAGACGAAGCAGTGAACCCGTCAGAAGAAGAAGGATGTTATTAGACCCCCCCTTGCCCACCACCCCTCTTGTCGGCCAatcagagagagacggaggtgCAAGTCACCTGGCTGGgacctccctccccccctctgTGTTTATCCAGCCCCCCCGTCCTCCCTCGTCCACCCCCAGACACCCCCAAGGAACCCAGCCTCCTTTCTCTGCTGAGGAACAGCGCTCCCTCCTGGACGTGTCCCCTCAGTCTGGGCCCAGCTCCTCCCAGCCGATCCTCCAATCCTGTTTCTACACAGCCCCCAccctgcaccctcacctggggAAGGTCAGCtatgtccacagccctctgaaCTACATCCAGACCCAGCTGCAGCCCCCCCAACCTGCCACCACCCTCCACCTGCTGAGGAGCTCTGAGGAGAAGCAGAACAGGACGACCGGAGACACTTTGGACCAGCCAGACCGCTTCATTAATACCTGCCCCCTTAACCAGACCAGAAGTGTTGGAGACCAGGAGGGACACGCAGTGACAGCTGCTACACccaagcaacagcagcaacaggagcaacaccatctgcagcagcaggtgtttcAGGGTCTCTTACCTGCACAGGTGGGTAGCGACTTCCTCATTGATGCCGGGGGTTCGGCCGTACCACCCGGAGCCCTCCTCGGTGGCCCCACCCCCTGTCATGTAATGTTAGAGCCTAAAAGTGGGCGGTGCTACTATGTGGACCCGCCCCCACTGCCTCAGAGGAAGATGCTGCTGGACCCAGAAACTGGTCAGTTCATCCAGGTGTTCCTACCTGCAGCCAGCTCCACccccagtgctgctgtgttccCTGTGTGCTATACTAACCCCGCACCCGCTGTGATAAGTGCCACGCCCACTATGCTACAGGTGGGTGGTGCTAACCCCACCGTCCTCTCAGTGATGCGGTTCCAGCCAAGCATAGCCTTCTCCTCCCTGTACGCCCCGCCCTGCCTCCCCTTCACCCTGCACGCACCATCAGGTAACTTCACTCATACAGCGCCGTGA
- the pwwp2a gene encoding LOW QUALITY PROTEIN: PWWP domain-containing protein 2A (The sequence of the model RefSeq protein was modified relative to this genomic sequence to represent the inferred CDS: deleted 1 base in 1 codon): MAAVAAEPGAAAVPTTTSTAATGDEAPPEPGPGGPGLPEAPLESDGPRESGPTVELVVSRVEDGGDGEERRHVRPELEPAAGKALCENVATDELINNFPVDRMSMDRFSPGLPGEPEGGGNVSVQAVYHSILPDPQPSVVFLHSFPAPPPVTEAGLSLAEPAEPTTNVTTDRAETAGRDRGYTVLVQSELRPGAAEDAMLDSNADHLSVPVSLDVLNPETGYVKNSAGTEEPSGRGLRDSSPPCRSPKRRLMTDTVKQEKTAAEDLSRAEPGPEHGLGASPLASFQDLSPGSEVLVSLDHVIDDALVVSFRLGEKVFSGVLMDVSKRFGPYGIPITVFPRRDDRSRPQMSLQSEPVTDNDPSTKQEEIMVSPPSPPPSHPWTSKPPPLFQEGAPYPPPIFIRDTYNQALPQPPPRKIKRPKRRYRCEEPTSIMNAIKLRPRQVLCDKCKGVVSSGGHREARRGPVDLRGEEASRRRRPAEGPVSSELKRLRTDDKAGRTAADRRSSSGICVSSSSSSRRVLRGVTSSSPSSSSSPSHMRLKLSSKKSLAKGSAGDRSQTRQVLKKLARSSQPPHPRPKDHNQNQSQTQSQDRTKAVTRAASLQNHNQKVHFTRRLQHLAGAAVSSSSHTALPPRMRLKPQRYRTDDSQASSSSPPKQSSRSLPPKPALCPVPTSDVVPPIAPPPPSTTAPPTAPPPPSCAVSLAMEMQEVCLVVEEGTDQGGGDDEDKVVEPTPSSSSSSSSSSMNSSHSECSSTETFDPPPPGDLSSPLTPTLPSSSSFAPQCPPSSFPVTPPPRANSEETQAGGEEEEEGGELKRRRKSSTSSSSSSSSSSSSVFSKAVSKCSLPDGRTVCVGDIVWAKIYGFPWWPARVLGITVARRGDTGLAVRQEARVSWFGSPTTSFLPLAQLSPFLETFQSRFDRKRKGPYRRAIAEAASAAKQLTPEVRALLTQFET; the protein is encoded by the exons CGGGGAGGAGCGCCGCCATGTCAGGCCGGAGCTGGAGCCCGCGGCGGGAAAAGCACTATGTGAAAATGTCGCTACCGACGAACTGATCAACAACTTCCCGGTGGACCGGATGAGCATGGACCGGTTCTCTCCTGGACTACCAGGTGAGCCAGAGGGCGGCGGAAACGTGTCGGTGCAAGCCGTGTACCACAGCATCCTGCCGGACCCGCAGCCCTCCGTCGTCTTCCTACACTCCTTCCCGGCTCCGCCGCCGGTCACTGAGGCCGGCCTATCCCTGGCCGAACCGGCGGAACCGACCACCAACGTGACGACGGACCGGGCCGAGACAGCGGGTCGAGACCGGGGCTACACTGTTCTGGTCCAATCGGAGCTGAGGCCCGGGGCCGCGGAGGACGCCATGTTGGACAGTAACGCGGACCATCTGTCGGTGCCGGTCAGCCTGGACGTCCTGAATCCAGAGACCGGATACGTTAAAAACTCAGCGGGGACCGAGGAGCCGTCGGGCCGCGGCCTGCGAGACTCATCCCCGCCCTGTCGGTCCCCGAAGAGGCGGCTGATGACGGACACCGTGAAGCAGGAGAAAACCGCCGCAGAGGACTTGTCCCGGGCCGAACCTGGACCCGAACACGGTCTAGGTGCTTCCCCGCTCGCCTCCTTTCAGGATCTGAGTCCTGGGTCCGAGGTCCTGGTCTCCCTGGATCACGTCATCGATGACGCGCTTGTGGTGTCCTTCCGGCTGGGGGAGAAGGTTTTCTCCGGTGTGTTGATGGACGTTTCCAAAag gttcgGACCGTACGGTATTCCCATCACGGTGTTTCCGAGACGGGACGATCGGAGCCGACCTCAGATGTCTCTACAGTCAGAGCCTGTTACCGACAATGACCCGTCCACCAAACAGGAAGAGATCATGGTCAGCCCCCCGTCCCCTCCCCCTTCTCACCCCTGGACCTCCAAACCACCTCCGCTGTTCCAGGAGGGAGCGCCGTACCCCCCTCCTATATTCATCAGGGACACCTACAACCAGGCCTTACCTCAGCCACCACCACGCAAGATCAAGCGGCCAAAGCGGCGCTATCGCTGCGAGGAGCCAACCTCCATCATGAACGCCATCAAGCTCCGTCCTCGCCAGGTGCTCTGTGACAAGTGCAAGGGTGTGGTGTCATCAGGTGGGCACAGAGAGGCACGGCGGGGCCCAGTGGATCTGAGGGGCGAGGAGGCTTCTCGGCGGCGGAGGCCAGCTGAGGGACCAGTTTCCTCTGAGCTCAAACGACTGAGGACCGACGACAAGGCAGGACGAACTGCTGCTGACAGGCGGTCATCATCAGGGATCTGTGtgtcatcatcatcttcctcccGTCGCGTCCTGAGGGGCGTGACTTCATCTTCACCCTCGTCGTCATCCTCGCCCAGCCACATGCGTCTGAAGCTGAGCTCTAAGAAGAGTCTGGCCAAAGGTTCTGCCGGCGATCGCTCCCAAACACGGCAAGTTCTCAAGAAGCTGGCAAGGAGCTCGCAGCCACCGCATCCTCGACCCAAAGACCACAACCAGAACCAGAGTCAGACCCAGAGCCAGGACCGTACCAAGGCCGTGACTCGAGCTGCTTCCCTGCAGAACCACAACCAAAAGGTCCACTTCACCCGCCGCCTGCAGCATCTCGCCGGTGCTGCTGTGAGTTCGAGCTCCCATACGGCACTGCCGCCCAGAATGCGCCTCAAACCCCAAAGGTATCGTACCGACGACAGCCaggcttcctcctcctccccgccCAAACAGAGCTCTCGCTCATTGCCTCCCAAACCTGCTTTATGTCCCGTCCCCACATCTGACGTGGTCCCGCCCATAGCCCCACCACCTCCCTCAACCACAGCTCCTCCcacagcg cccccccccccctcttgtGCAGTCAGTCTTGCTATGGAAATGCAGGAGGTCTGCCTTGTGGTGGAGGAGGGAACGGATCAGGGAGGGGGAGACGATGAGGACAAGGTAGTGGagcccaccccctcctcctcttcctcttcctcttcctcctccatgaACTCGTCCCACTCAGAGTGCAGCTCCACAGAGACCTTTGACCCACCGCCCCCTGGAGACCTGTCCTCCCCCCTAACTCCTActctcccatcctcctcctcgttTGCGCCTCAGTGCCCCCCCTCTTCCTTCCCCGTCACCCCTCCCCCCAGAGCCAACAGTGAGGAGACACAGGCTGgcggtgaggaggaggaggagggaggtgaacTGAAGAGGCGACGTAAGTCttccacatcctcctcctcctcctcgtcttcgtCGTCTTCCTCCGTCTTCTCCAAAGCGGTGTCCAAGTGTTCACTCCCTGACGGTCGCACTGTTTGCGTTGGTGACATCGTCTGGGCGAAGATCTACGGTTTCCCTTGGTGGCCCGCTCGCGTGCTCGGCATCACGGTGGCGCGGCGGGGCGacacagggttggcagtgaggCAGGAGGCGCGTGTCTCCTGGTTTGGCTCCCCCACCACCTCCTTCCTGCCACTGGCCCAGCTGTCACCCTTCCTGGAGACCTTCCAGTCTCGCtttgacaggaagaggaaggggcCGTACCGCCGCGCCATCGCTGAGGCTGCCAGTGCTGCCAAACAGCTAACGCCTGAAGTTCGAGCTCTGCTCACGCAGTTTGAGACGTAG